Proteins found in one Nocardia brasiliensis ATCC 700358 genomic segment:
- a CDS encoding YybH family protein gives MTNNKVATEPNDLGNYFIERANAGDVDGLVALYEANAVLEFPPGHFATGHAEIRKVYEQFVAAAPVLVPGRQHPALVSGDLALTTTTLTTGEIAAEVARRQPDGSWLWAVDQPTLLP, from the coding sequence ATGACGAACAACAAAGTGGCCACCGAGCCCAACGACCTGGGCAACTACTTCATCGAGCGCGCCAACGCGGGCGATGTCGACGGACTGGTGGCGCTGTACGAAGCGAACGCGGTGCTGGAGTTCCCGCCGGGCCACTTCGCGACCGGACACGCGGAGATCCGCAAGGTCTACGAGCAGTTCGTGGCCGCCGCGCCGGTACTCGTCCCGGGCAGGCAGCACCCGGCCCTGGTGAGCGGCGACCTGGCCCTGACGACGACCACTCTGACCACCGGCGAGATCGCCGCCGAGGTCGCCCGCCGCCAGCCGGACGGGTCCTGGTTGTGGGCCGTGGACCAGCCGACACTGCTCCCGTAA
- a CDS encoding DUF488 domain-containing protein yields the protein MKPIATIGVYGGTVETFLAALTAAGVGLLLDLRQRRGVRGPEYAWANSARLQHALAATGIEYRHVKGLAPTTELRELQYRADDLAGVGKRSRVTLAGAYAERYTREILDPFDLTTLVQDLPSDRATALFCVERDPQACHRALVAARLHSDHRLPITHLYPD from the coding sequence ATGAAACCTATTGCGACGATCGGCGTCTATGGCGGCACCGTCGAGACCTTCCTCGCGGCGCTCACCGCGGCGGGCGTCGGACTGCTGCTCGACCTGCGCCAGCGCCGCGGTGTCCGCGGGCCGGAGTACGCCTGGGCGAACTCGGCCCGCCTCCAGCACGCGCTCGCCGCGACGGGCATCGAGTATCGCCATGTGAAAGGGCTGGCACCGACGACCGAACTACGCGAACTCCAGTACCGCGCCGACGATCTCGCAGGCGTCGGCAAGCGTAGCCGGGTCACCTTGGCCGGTGCGTACGCCGAGCGCTACACCCGGGAGATCCTCGACCCGTTCGACCTCACCACCCTCGTGCAAGACCTCCCGAGCGACCGCGCGACCGCCCTGTTCTGCGTCGAACGCGATCCGCAGGCCTGCCATCGCGCACTCGTGGCCGCCCGCCTGCACTCCGATCACCGACTCCCGATCACCCACCTCTACCCCGATTGA
- a CDS encoding APC family permease produces MDESGSARANAALSRRLGVGDAVMIGLGAMIGAGIFAALGPAAQAGGAGMLIGLGIAAVVAFCNAISSARLAVRYPASGGTYVYGRERLGPFWGYLAGWSFVVGKSASCAAMALTAGIYLWPAHAHAVAVGAVATLTAVNYRGVQKSAWLTRVIVVVVLLVLAVVVVTAVGSNRIDWQRMQFGGALTATGVLQAAGLLFFAFAGYARIATLGEEVRDPARTIPRAIPLALGGTFAVYTSVAVAALGVLGPDRLATAAAPLVALVQVAGAEWLEPVVRAGAAVAALGALLALILGVSRTTLAMARDRHLPHGLAAVHPRFRVPHRAEVVVGVLVAVTAATTDLRAVIGFSSFGVLVYYAIANVSAWTLSRDENRPPRVIPAAGLLGCLVLAFTLPVGSIVAGAGVIAAGAVLYVVRVLRNRWLNRGRGG; encoded by the coding sequence ATGGACGAAAGCGGCTCGGCCCGGGCGAATGCGGCGCTGTCGCGGCGGCTGGGCGTCGGCGACGCCGTGATGATCGGGCTCGGGGCGATGATCGGCGCGGGCATCTTCGCCGCGTTGGGCCCGGCGGCGCAGGCCGGGGGCGCGGGGATGCTGATCGGGCTCGGGATCGCGGCGGTGGTCGCCTTCTGTAACGCGATTTCTTCGGCGCGGCTGGCTGTTCGGTATCCGGCTTCCGGGGGCACGTATGTGTACGGGCGGGAGCGGTTGGGGCCGTTCTGGGGCTACCTGGCGGGCTGGAGTTTCGTGGTGGGCAAGTCTGCATCCTGTGCGGCGATGGCATTGACTGCCGGAATCTACCTGTGGCCGGCGCACGCCCATGCGGTCGCGGTCGGCGCGGTGGCGACGCTGACCGCGGTCAATTATCGCGGCGTGCAGAAATCGGCGTGGCTGACCCGGGTCATCGTGGTCGTGGTGCTGCTCGTGCTCGCGGTGGTGGTCGTCACCGCTGTCGGTTCGAACCGAATAGATTGGCAGCGAATGCAGTTCGGCGGTGCGCTGACGGCTACGGGTGTGCTGCAAGCGGCCGGTCTGCTGTTCTTCGCCTTCGCCGGGTACGCGCGCATCGCCACACTCGGTGAGGAGGTCCGTGACCCGGCCCGGACGATTCCGCGCGCGATACCGCTGGCCCTCGGCGGCACATTCGCCGTGTACACGTCGGTGGCGGTGGCCGCGCTGGGCGTGCTCGGGCCCGATCGGTTGGCGACGGCAGCGGCACCGCTCGTCGCGCTGGTGCAGGTCGCCGGCGCGGAGTGGCTGGAACCGGTGGTACGCGCGGGCGCCGCCGTCGCCGCCTTGGGTGCGCTGTTGGCGCTGATCCTCGGCGTCTCCCGCACCACCTTGGCCATGGCCCGCGATCGCCACCTGCCGCACGGACTCGCCGCCGTGCATCCGCGATTCAGGGTCCCGCACCGCGCCGAGGTGGTGGTCGGCGTGCTCGTCGCGGTCACCGCCGCCACCACCGATCTGCGCGCCGTGATCGGGTTCTCTTCGTTCGGCGTGCTGGTCTACTACGCCATCGCGAATGTGTCGGCCTGGACCCTGTCCCGCGACGAAAACCGGCCGCCCCGAGTGATTCCCGCGGCGGGGTTGCTCGGCTGTCTGGTCCTGGCGTTCACCTTGCCGGTCGGGTCCATCGTCGCCGGGGCGGGCGTCATCGCCGCGGGTGCAGTCCTGTACGTCGTACGTGTACTGCGGAACAGGTGGCTCAATCGGGGTAGAGGTGGGTGA
- a CDS encoding phosphotransferase family protein, whose amino-acid sequence MSSSQPESGMRLQRSSRDTSALIPRLTDWLATQLPEAAGPRLTLRSGIDSNGMSAETLVLNATWAEAGTPRSVDLIGRMVPTPGDFPILEHYDLQAQFDAMRLVAETSDVPVPRVRFIEPTGAVLGTPFLLMDRVDGVVPPDVMPYTFGDNWLFDASPEQQHRLQHSTIEAIAALHAIPDARTVFGFLTPAHPGTSALERTLNRARAWYEFAARDTGPSPLVERILMWLTANLPETTSGDDVLSWGDARIGNCLYRDFVPAAVLDWELATIGPRELDVAWLVFAHRVFQTIAQTFGLPGMPGLLREADVVATYAECAGRPLGDLTWYTLFAALNYCVVFLRSGGRQIHFGEMARPDDIESLLHHRSLVEELLAELGA is encoded by the coding sequence ATGTCTTCATCCCAGCCCGAATCGGGCATGCGGCTGCAACGCAGCAGCCGCGACACCAGCGCGCTGATCCCGCGTCTCACCGACTGGCTGGCCACCCAACTGCCCGAGGCGGCCGGGCCGCGACTCACCCTGCGTTCGGGCATCGACAGCAACGGCATGTCGGCGGAAACCCTGGTGCTCAACGCGACCTGGGCCGAAGCCGGTACCCCGCGTTCCGTCGACTTGATCGGCCGGATGGTGCCCACCCCGGGTGATTTCCCCATCCTGGAGCACTACGACCTGCAAGCTCAGTTCGACGCCATGCGCCTCGTCGCCGAGACGAGCGACGTGCCGGTGCCGCGGGTGCGCTTCATCGAGCCGACCGGCGCGGTCCTGGGCACACCCTTCCTGCTGATGGATCGCGTGGACGGCGTGGTGCCGCCCGACGTCATGCCGTATACCTTCGGTGACAACTGGCTGTTCGACGCGAGCCCTGAACAGCAACACAGACTGCAGCACAGCACGATCGAGGCGATCGCCGCGCTGCACGCTATTCCCGACGCGCGCACCGTCTTCGGCTTCCTCACCCCTGCGCATCCGGGCACGAGCGCGCTCGAACGCACCTTGAACCGCGCTCGCGCGTGGTACGAGTTCGCGGCGCGCGATACCGGTCCGTCGCCGCTGGTCGAGCGAATCCTGATGTGGCTCACCGCGAATCTGCCCGAGACCACGTCCGGCGACGACGTGCTGTCCTGGGGCGACGCGCGCATCGGCAACTGCCTGTACCGGGACTTCGTGCCCGCCGCGGTGCTCGACTGGGAACTGGCCACGATCGGCCCCCGCGAACTCGACGTGGCCTGGCTCGTGTTCGCGCACCGTGTCTTTCAGACGATCGCGCAGACTTTCGGGCTCCCCGGCATGCCGGGCTTGCTCCGCGAAGCCGACGTCGTGGCGACCTACGCCGAGTGCGCGGGCCGGCCGCTCGGCGATCTCACCTGGTACACGCTGTTCGCCGCGCTCAACTACTGCGTCGTCTTTCTGCGCTCGGGCGGTCGGCAGATCCATTTCGGCGAGATGGCGCGGCCCGACGACATCGAATCGCTGTTGCATCATCGCTCGCTGGTCGAAGAACTGCTCGCCGAACTCGGCGCCTGA
- a CDS encoding TIGR03857 family LLM class F420-dependent oxidoreductase: MLFPEARAAEELGLGSCMIGERMTVKDSAVLSGGLAGCTTDLGIAAAATNHHTRHPMVTATIGSTMQALTEGRYAMAFGRGMAANWKAIGLPAVTEAQLRDFVALLRRLWAGETIIGHDGPAGTWPVLYHQNGLDEAPPIGFVAVGPKTLELAGEIGDFVVLHTFFSDEATTKSVAAVRRGAERAGKDPDSVRIWSCLATASDALSPADQLRRRTGRLVTYLQAYADVLITANGWDPQVWERIRGTQLYLDAAAAGPIDASASVDVLEQFDALIPDEWLASAAYGSPEQCVQKISREFDLGCHSVIMHGAAPHELASVLTAYRATRPSLRRAVAANPGKFA; encoded by the coding sequence GTGCTGTTCCCGGAAGCCCGCGCGGCCGAGGAATTGGGGCTGGGCTCGTGCATGATCGGTGAACGGATGACGGTCAAGGACTCCGCGGTGCTCTCGGGCGGGCTCGCCGGGTGCACCACCGATCTGGGGATCGCGGCGGCGGCCACGAATCACCACACCCGGCATCCGATGGTCACCGCCACCATCGGTTCCACCATGCAGGCCCTCACCGAGGGCCGATACGCCATGGCCTTCGGCCGCGGCATGGCGGCGAACTGGAAAGCGATCGGCCTGCCCGCGGTCACCGAGGCCCAACTGCGGGACTTCGTCGCCCTGCTGCGCCGGCTCTGGGCCGGCGAGACCATCATCGGGCACGACGGGCCCGCCGGGACCTGGCCCGTCCTGTATCACCAGAACGGCCTCGACGAGGCTCCGCCGATCGGCTTCGTCGCCGTCGGCCCGAAGACGCTCGAACTCGCCGGCGAGATCGGAGATTTCGTGGTGCTGCACACCTTCTTCTCCGACGAGGCCACCACCAAATCCGTTGCGGCGGTGCGCCGTGGCGCGGAACGGGCGGGCAAGGACCCGGACAGCGTCCGGATCTGGTCGTGTCTGGCGACGGCGAGCGACGCGCTCTCCCCGGCGGACCAATTGCGCAGGCGGACCGGCCGTTTGGTGACCTACCTGCAGGCCTACGCCGATGTGCTCATCACCGCCAACGGCTGGGATCCGCAGGTCTGGGAGCGCATCCGCGGCACCCAGCTCTACCTCGACGCCGCGGCGGCGGGCCCGATCGACGCGTCCGCCTCGGTCGACGTTCTCGAACAGTTCGATGCCCTCATCCCGGACGAGTGGCTCGCCTCGGCCGCATACGGCTCCCCCGAGCAGTGCGTACAGAAGATCTCGCGCGAATTCGACCTGGGCTGTCACTCGGTGATCATGCACGGCGCCGCCCCGCACGAACTGGCCTCGGTCCTCACCGCCTACCGTGCCACCCGCCCCTCCCTGCGCCGGGCAGTCGCGGCGAATCCGGGCAAGTTCGCGTGA
- a CDS encoding MFS transporter, translating to MCIALFMLLLDVTIVAVALPDIQREYRADLSALQWIVDAYTVPIAVLLLTIAVAGDRYGRKAFFVAGLGVFTAASVACAFAPNIVALNVLRAVQGCGAAAMMGLALPLISAAFPAAAGRAKAIGVYGAVMGLATASGPVVGGVLVEYLDWRWIFLINLPIGAIALVLAARIPNSKDAQEFSLDIAGTVLATVALLAVVLALVNGNGWGWSDTKTVALFVVTVVAALLFVGAELRAADPMVDLRLVARPDFAAICVPGLIAFATVTAAGNYLALYFVNTLHMSAIHTGLALVPMSVTALITAPIVSAAQRFLPDAVWYLLGLAAILGGAWSAVHVSAEGDWTQFVPVLICSGIALGIIVPTTSEAALRVAANVRPGMTSGVASTARQLGTALGVATLGAVFGSTVRSSAEDALRAFPQIPDQLARGAVDVLAAGGSVEGAAATPSVPPALADQLVAAGHTASAAGIGAILATSAALAGGGIVVVLVLGLISRAGYRTGHANLPGFAATARRREGRVAR from the coding sequence GTGTGTATCGCCTTGTTCATGCTGTTGCTCGATGTCACGATCGTCGCCGTCGCGCTACCCGACATCCAGCGGGAGTATCGGGCCGATCTGTCTGCGCTGCAATGGATCGTCGACGCCTATACGGTGCCGATCGCCGTGCTGCTGCTGACGATCGCGGTCGCCGGCGATCGCTACGGTCGCAAGGCCTTCTTCGTGGCCGGCCTCGGCGTGTTCACCGCCGCGTCGGTGGCCTGTGCGTTCGCACCGAACATAGTGGCGCTCAACGTATTGCGGGCGGTGCAAGGGTGTGGTGCCGCCGCGATGATGGGACTCGCCTTGCCGTTGATATCGGCGGCCTTCCCCGCGGCCGCCGGACGGGCCAAGGCGATCGGCGTCTATGGCGCCGTCATGGGATTGGCGACGGCGTCGGGTCCGGTGGTCGGTGGCGTGCTGGTCGAGTATCTGGACTGGCGCTGGATCTTCCTGATCAACCTGCCGATCGGGGCGATCGCCCTCGTCCTGGCCGCGCGGATACCGAACAGCAAAGACGCACAAGAGTTTTCGTTGGACATCGCGGGTACGGTACTGGCGACCGTGGCGTTGCTCGCGGTCGTCCTGGCACTGGTGAACGGCAACGGGTGGGGGTGGTCCGACACCAAGACGGTTGCGCTCTTCGTCGTCACGGTGGTGGCTGCGCTGCTGTTCGTCGGCGCCGAATTACGGGCGGCCGACCCGATGGTCGATCTGCGCCTGGTGGCACGGCCGGACTTCGCCGCGATCTGTGTCCCCGGGCTGATCGCTTTCGCCACGGTGACCGCGGCAGGCAACTATCTGGCGCTGTACTTCGTCAATACTTTGCACATGTCGGCCATCCACACCGGCTTGGCGCTCGTTCCGATGTCGGTGACCGCGTTGATCACCGCGCCGATTGTGTCGGCCGCGCAACGATTCCTGCCGGATGCGGTGTGGTACCTGCTCGGGCTGGCCGCGATTCTGGGCGGTGCCTGGTCGGCCGTGCACGTCTCGGCGGAAGGCGATTGGACTCAGTTCGTTCCGGTGTTGATCTGTTCCGGTATCGCGCTCGGGATCATCGTCCCGACCACCTCGGAGGCGGCACTGCGGGTTGCCGCCAACGTGCGGCCGGGGATGACCAGCGGTGTCGCCTCGACGGCGCGGCAACTCGGGACAGCGCTCGGGGTCGCGACCCTCGGGGCGGTGTTCGGATCGACGGTGCGGTCGAGCGCCGAGGACGCTCTGCGCGCCTTCCCGCAGATTCCGGACCAGCTTGCCCGCGGTGCCGTCGACGTACTCGCGGCGGGCGGATCGGTGGAGGGAGCGGCCGCGACGCCGAGCGTGCCGCCCGCGTTGGCCGACCAGCTCGTCGCGGCGGGGCACACGGCCAGCGCGGCCGGTATCGGTGCGATCCTGGCCACCTCGGCCGCGCTGGCGGGCGGCGGCATCGTGGTAGTGCTTGTGCTGGGCCTCATTTCACGCGCCGGTTACCGGACCGGTCACGCGAACTTGCCCGGATTCGCCGCGACTGCCCGGCGCAGGGAGGGGCGGGTGGCACGGTAG
- a CDS encoding YbaY family lipoprotein, translating into MTEKTRWIAGAVAVLIMAGAVCYALTNTAAQADSTEPLVVAGELNFPGGPPPAGSVITVRLVDVSLADAPAIELARAGLAVTEPARFELRAGRVDSRRTVAVSADVYVDGKLRWITDTRHTVPTDGVVPFQQLTLKAIP; encoded by the coding sequence ATGACCGAGAAGACGCGATGGATCGCGGGAGCCGTGGCGGTGCTGATCATGGCCGGTGCGGTCTGTTATGCACTGACAAACACTGCCGCACAAGCGGATTCGACGGAACCGCTGGTGGTTGCCGGCGAGCTGAACTTTCCGGGCGGGCCGCCGCCGGCGGGCTCGGTGATCACGGTCCGGTTGGTGGATGTCTCGTTGGCGGACGCGCCCGCAATCGAGCTGGCCCGCGCCGGGCTGGCGGTGACCGAGCCTGCTCGTTTCGAGTTGCGGGCGGGTCGTGTCGATTCACGCCGGACGGTCGCGGTATCGGCGGATGTCTATGTGGACGGGAAGCTGCGGTGGATCACCGATACGCGCCATACGGTGCCCACCGACGGGGTGGTGCCGTTCCAGCAGCTGACCCTGAAAGCCATTCCGTAG
- a CDS encoding TetR/AcrR family transcriptional regulator has product MCADRPYHHGDLRNRLLERAEQALREQGVEQLSLRQLARDVGVTHNAPSRHFADKQALLDALAVTGFQRIGAAFDAVAAQAEPLPFEGRFRVLARAYLDFALANPALLTLMFARKHSPTGGAEMGAAVAAAFAVPA; this is encoded by the coding sequence ATGTGCGCCGACCGCCCTTACCATCACGGTGACCTGCGGAACCGCCTGCTCGAACGCGCCGAGCAGGCCCTACGCGAACAAGGCGTCGAGCAGCTCTCGTTACGTCAGCTCGCTCGTGACGTAGGTGTCACGCACAACGCCCCCAGCCGCCACTTCGCGGATAAACAAGCCCTGCTCGATGCCCTGGCCGTGACCGGATTCCAGCGCATCGGCGCCGCGTTCGACGCCGTCGCCGCACAAGCCGAGCCGCTGCCCTTCGAGGGTCGTTTCCGCGTGCTGGCGCGGGCCTACCTCGACTTCGCGCTCGCGAATCCGGCACTGCTCACGCTCATGTTCGCGCGCAAGCACAGCCCGACGGGCGGCGCCGAAATGGGCGCCGCCGTCGCGGCGGCGTTCGCGGTACCCGCATGA
- a CDS encoding DUF2993 domain-containing protein: MRGLLILIVVAAIALLVGDRVAVTMAQHEIGRQIAAEYQLAQQPNVDITGFPFLTQAVDGTYREIDIRVGDWSGQGLTVHDLDITLVDVAAPLTDVVQSRTSNFVAATATATAVVPYEAVRGFAPSGVESISYSPDGLRVAGTFPVEGIPVPGTVVVTVAPTDGGIEVTPVSVQSAVGGPAISLAMLRSTLTFTVPLQRLPLGARLTAIQPGADGLHVTAVAHDVRFSDLP; encoded by the coding sequence ATGCGCGGACTGCTGATACTGATCGTGGTCGCGGCGATCGCGCTGCTGGTCGGCGACCGGGTCGCGGTCACCATGGCGCAGCACGAGATCGGTCGTCAGATCGCCGCGGAATATCAACTGGCGCAACAACCGAACGTCGACATCACGGGTTTTCCGTTCCTGACCCAGGCCGTCGACGGCACCTACCGCGAGATCGATATCCGGGTCGGCGACTGGAGCGGACAGGGCCTGACGGTGCACGACCTCGATATCACGCTGGTCGATGTCGCCGCGCCACTGACCGATGTAGTACAAAGCCGCACCTCGAATTTCGTCGCGGCGACCGCTACCGCGACCGCCGTGGTGCCGTACGAGGCCGTGCGCGGCTTCGCCCCGTCGGGTGTCGAGTCGATCTCCTACAGCCCGGACGGGTTGCGCGTCGCCGGAACCTTCCCGGTGGAGGGGATCCCGGTGCCCGGAACCGTGGTCGTGACGGTGGCGCCGACCGACGGTGGCATCGAGGTCACCCCGGTGTCCGTGCAGTCCGCGGTCGGCGGTCCGGCCATCTCCCTGGCGATGCTGCGCAGCACGCTCACCTTCACGGTGCCGCTGCAGCGGCTACCGCTCGGCGCCCGCCTGACGGCCATCCAGCCGGGCGCCGACGGCCTGCACGTGACCGCCGTGGCCCACGACGTCCGGTTCTCCGACCTGCCCTGA
- a CDS encoding glycoside hydrolase family 76 protein — MDRRHAGISRRRVLLAAGASIALTTVTPPTRAVAISGNVSSGPESPAQRADLAERAIVQRHVRTLWGHPHLRLGTLVWPSSLLDQSFARWCYWWQAHLLDCAVDAAERARTPERVERVVALARGIRARNLTGWTNRYYDDMSWLALALERADRLLGVRFDGAVAELAADLIAGWNPAVGALPWRNDDEYYNTPAVGPAGIVLARLGELSRAAQLADFLDSRLRDTGSGLILDGVHEPGGRVERTIHTYCQGVAIGLETELATRTGESKHLRRATDLIGAVADRLTTAGVVAASADDDSGLFMGILARYLAEAALALGDTTAAHIVHASAQSAWRHRAEVDGLPLFGVDWTRPVPVPRHPLTLPQLMYSPADTPANLSRDLSVQLSAWMLLEADHRLTAAGR, encoded by the coding sequence ATGGATCGCCGGCATGCGGGGATCAGCAGGCGCAGGGTGTTGCTGGCGGCAGGCGCCTCGATCGCACTCACCACCGTGACGCCGCCGACGCGGGCGGTGGCGATCAGTGGGAACGTGTCCAGCGGCCCCGAATCACCGGCACAGCGGGCGGATCTGGCGGAACGGGCGATCGTGCAGCGGCATGTGCGCACCCTCTGGGGTCACCCGCACCTGCGGCTGGGCACGCTCGTCTGGCCCTCGTCCCTGCTGGATCAGTCGTTCGCGCGCTGGTGCTACTGGTGGCAGGCTCATTTGCTGGACTGCGCGGTGGACGCCGCAGAGCGCGCCCGCACCCCCGAACGCGTCGAGCGGGTCGTCGCCCTGGCCCGGGGCATCCGGGCCCGCAATCTCACCGGCTGGACCAACCGCTACTACGACGATATGTCTTGGCTGGCACTGGCTCTCGAACGCGCCGACCGGCTGCTCGGCGTCCGATTCGACGGTGCCGTCGCGGAATTGGCCGCCGATCTGATCGCGGGCTGGAATCCCGCCGTCGGCGCGCTACCGTGGCGCAACGACGACGAGTACTACAACACCCCGGCGGTCGGCCCCGCCGGTATCGTACTGGCCCGCTTGGGCGAACTGTCGCGCGCCGCACAGCTCGCGGACTTCCTGGACAGCCGATTACGCGACACCGGCAGCGGCTTGATCCTGGACGGCGTCCACGAGCCGGGTGGCCGGGTGGAACGCACCATCCACACCTACTGCCAGGGTGTCGCCATCGGCCTGGAAACCGAATTGGCCACGCGCACCGGCGAATCGAAGCATCTGCGGCGTGCCACCGACCTCATCGGCGCGGTCGCGGACCGGCTCACCACCGCCGGGGTGGTCGCCGCTTCCGCCGACGACGACTCCGGGTTGTTCATGGGTATCCTCGCCAGATACCTCGCCGAAGCCGCACTCGCACTGGGCGACACCACCGCCGCGCACATCGTGCACGCCTCCGCACAGTCCGCGTGGCGGCACCGTGCCGAGGTCGACGGACTGCCCCTGTTCGGCGTCGACTGGACCCGTCCCGTCCCGGTGCCTCGACACCCGCTGACCCTTCCCCAGCTCATGTACTCTCCCGCCGACACCCCGGCGAACCTCAGCCGCGACCTCTCGGTCCAGCTGAGCGCGTGGATGCTCCTGGAAGCCGACCACCGGCTGACCGCCGCAGGCCGCTGA
- a CDS encoding P1 family peptidase, translated as MTEQHSFAPDGRPRARALGIAPEGEPGPWNAITDVPGVAVGYQTLIAGDGPMRVGAGPVRTGVTALLPRGRSGLGRPCAAGRYSLNGNGEMTGTAWIDEVGQLAMPVTISNTHAIGACHTGAIQWINRTDPALAREWLLPVCAETWDGYLNDINGGHVTPEIVVAALDSARSAPLDEGSVGGGTGMNCYGFKGGSGTASRRVEFGSRTYTVGVFLQANFGARQELTIRGHRVGAQLDVPNPMETTDWGVAPDQSPAAPGGSGSVIVVVATDAPLDPLQCTAMARRVPFGLARTGTTGSLFSGDLFLAFSTADDRPADTGFPLGDPATAELVSTARLPWNRMDPMYTAVVQAVEEAVLNALVVNSAMTGRDGHQSHALPYDQLKALLSNGFR; from the coding sequence ATGACCGAACAGCACTCGTTCGCCCCGGACGGCCGCCCGCGGGCACGGGCCCTCGGCATCGCCCCCGAGGGCGAACCGGGGCCGTGGAACGCGATCACCGACGTGCCCGGCGTGGCGGTGGGGTATCAGACTTTGATCGCGGGCGACGGGCCGATGCGGGTGGGGGCGGGCCCGGTGCGCACCGGCGTGACGGCGCTACTGCCGCGCGGCCGGTCCGGTCTCGGGCGCCCGTGCGCCGCGGGCCGCTACTCGCTCAACGGGAACGGCGAAATGACCGGCACCGCATGGATCGACGAGGTCGGGCAGCTGGCGATGCCCGTCACGATCTCCAACACCCATGCCATCGGGGCGTGCCACACCGGTGCGATCCAGTGGATCAACCGGACCGATCCGGCGCTGGCCCGGGAGTGGCTGCTGCCGGTCTGCGCCGAAACCTGGGACGGCTACCTCAACGACATCAACGGTGGCCACGTCACGCCGGAAATCGTTGTCGCCGCGCTCGATTCGGCCCGCAGCGCGCCGCTGGACGAAGGCTCGGTCGGCGGTGGGACCGGAATGAACTGCTATGGGTTCAAAGGAGGCAGCGGCACCGCGTCGAGGCGGGTCGAGTTCGGGTCGCGCACGTACACCGTCGGAGTGTTCCTGCAGGCGAATTTCGGTGCGCGCCAAGAACTGACGATCCGCGGGCACCGCGTCGGCGCGCAACTCGACGTGCCCAATCCGATGGAAACGACGGACTGGGGTGTCGCACCCGATCAATCACCCGCCGCGCCAGGCGGTTCGGGTTCGGTCATCGTCGTCGTCGCGACCGACGCGCCGCTGGATCCGTTGCAGTGCACCGCGATGGCTCGCCGGGTGCCGTTCGGGCTGGCCCGCACCGGTACCACCGGCAGCCTGTTCTCCGGCGACCTGTTCCTCGCCTTCTCCACGGCGGACGACCGCCCGGCGGACACGGGATTTCCGCTCGGTGATCCTGCGACTGCCGAACTCGTCAGCACCGCCAGGCTCCCCTGGAACCGCATGGACCCCATGTACACCGCGGTGGTCCAAGCGGTCGAGGAAGCCGTCCTGAACGCCCTCGTCGTGAACAGTGCGATGACCGGGCGCGACGGTCATCAGTCGCATGCTCTCCCGTACGACCAGCTGAAGGCTCTGCTGTCCAACGGTTTCCGGTGA
- a CDS encoding TetR/AcrR family transcriptional regulator produces MARRKDQEQARRVILDAALTAVSDRGVGKLKIREVAESAGVSPATVHYYFDDLDNLLREVHRDASDRFFGGRLAMVARIGDARAKIGALIWAGLPASDSDELVVALYRLAAYRSVAAEHGDRITALFEQQVAVYLSALEVGIAQGHFTIDAPILDVAANLVALEDAYGLHIVSRNRSITKSRAAELICSYARTATGCADITTPEG; encoded by the coding sequence ATGGCACGCCGGAAGGATCAGGAGCAGGCGCGTCGGGTGATCCTCGACGCCGCGCTCACCGCGGTGTCCGACCGCGGCGTCGGCAAGCTCAAGATCCGTGAGGTCGCCGAATCCGCGGGGGTATCACCCGCGACGGTGCACTACTACTTCGACGATCTCGACAATCTGTTGCGCGAGGTGCACCGCGACGCGAGTGACCGGTTCTTCGGCGGCAGGCTGGCCATGGTCGCGCGGATCGGCGACGCGCGCGCGAAGATCGGCGCGCTGATCTGGGCGGGTCTGCCTGCCTCGGACTCCGACGAACTGGTGGTCGCGCTGTACCGGCTGGCCGCCTATCGCAGCGTCGCCGCCGAGCACGGCGACCGGATCACCGCACTGTTCGAGCAGCAGGTCGCGGTGTACCTGAGCGCATTGGAGGTGGGTATCGCGCAGGGGCACTTCACGATCGACGCGCCCATCCTCGATGTCGCCGCGAATCTGGTCGCGCTGGAGGACGCCTATGGCCTGCATATCGTCAGCCGGAACCGGTCGATCACAAAAAGCCGTGCCGCCGAACTGATCTGCTCCTACGCGCGGACCGCCACGGGCTGCGCCGACATCACCACACCCGAAGGATGA